TCGGCGCGGTTGCCCTCATCTTCGCCAGCGTCGCCATCCTTGACCAGCTTATCCAGCTGCTCCTTGGCCTTGCGACGTATGTTGCGGACGGAAATCTTGGCGTCTTCACCCTTGGTGCGGACAACCCTGACGTATTCCTTGCGACGTTCGGAGGTCAGTTCCGGCATCATGATGCGGATGACGTTGCCGTCGTTGGACGGGTTGGCCCCAACTTCGGAGGAGCTCAGAGCGCGCTCGATGTCGTGCAGGGCCGTCTTGTCGAACGGGGTGATGAGCAAGGTGCGGGCTTCCGGGACGGCGAACGATGCAAGCTGCTGCAACGGCGTCGGCGAACCGTAGTACTCCACCATGACCTTGTGGAACATGGCTGGGTTGGCACGGCCCGTACGAATGGCGGAGAAGTCCTCTTTGGCGACCTCAATGGCCTTATCCATCTTCTCTTCGGCCTCGAGCAAAGTATCTTCGATCACGCGTCTCTCCCTCAATAAGTGTCTCTACTACTTTCCGCGGCACATGCCCACGGCAATTCTGAAACCATCCTACCGTGACGGGCGCGCCGCAGCGCCCCGCCCACCGGTAGGTCTCAAGGATATTTACGGGGTGACCCGGGTACCCAGTTCTTCGCCGAGGATGGCGCGGGCAACATTGCCTTCACCTTCCATGCCGAAGACCAACATGTTCACGTTGTTGTCCTTGCACAAGCTGAAGGCCGTCTGGTCCATGACGCGGATGTCACGGGCCATGGCTTCGTCGTAGCTGAGGCTGTCCAGCTTGACGGCGGTGGGGTCCTTTTTGGGGTCTGCGGTGTAGACGCCGTCAACACCGTTCTTGGCCATGAGGACCACGTCAGCGTGGACTTCCAGCGCACGCTGGGCAGCCACGGTGTCGGTGGAGAAGTACGGCAAACCGGCCCCGGCGCCGAAAATGACCACGCGGCCCTTTTCCATGTGACGGATGGCACGCCGCGGGATGTAGGCTTCGGCAACCTGACCCATGGTGATGGCACTCTGGACACGGGTGTCCACGCCTGCCTGCTCGAGGAAGTCCTGCAGCGCCAGGCAGTTCATGACGGTGCCAAGCATGCCCATGTAGTCCGCGCGGGAGCGGTCCATACCGGAAGCCGAGAGTTCGGCGCCGCGGAAGAAGTTGCCGCCACCTACAACAATGGCCACCTCCACCTGGCCGACGGTGCTGGCGATCTGCTTGGCAATGCCGCGGATGGTATCGGGATCAACACCGAGCTTGCCTGCGCCAAAGACCTCGCCGGAGAGCTTCAGCAACACACGACGGCGTTTGGTGGCCCCCGCTGTAGGTGCTGCGCTGCTCTGCTCTGTCTGCGAAATATTCGTGGTCATAGTGCCTTCCGTGGGTACAGATATTTGGCTGCTGGTGTTGGGGTGTTCTTGATACCAACTGCTACGTGCCGTTGTGCTTGATGCCTGATACAGGCTACATTCGCGCTACGCCGGGCGGTACCGGCGCAAGGGGTGCGTCTAAGATCATATCCGATGCTTGGGCGCAAAGAAGGGGCAACCGCAGTTTGCGGCCACCCCTTCTTCGTCACATCCTTGTTAGCGCACTCAAGGGTGCGGTTCACAATTGTGTAATTATGCTCCGACGCGGAAGCGTGCGAAGGCAACAGGCTTGACGCCAGCTTCGGACAGAACAGCGGCAACGCTCTTCTTGGAATCCTTAGCGAAGGGCTGGTCAACCAGAACGATTTCCTTGAAGAAGCCGGTCAAGCGGCCTTCAACGATCTTCGTCATGGCAGCTTCAGGCTTGCCTTCTGCCTGTGCGGTTTCTGCAGCGATGCGGCGTTCGCTTTCGACGACGTCAGCAGCAACTTCGTCGCGGGTCAGGAACGTCGGGGACATTGCAGCAATGTGCACGGCTACGTCGTGAGCGACTTCCTGGTTGTCACCGTCAATAGCGAACAGCACGCCAACCTGGGCCGGGAGGTCCTTGGAAGTCTTGTGCAGGTAAGCGTCAACAGTTGCACCCTCAATGCGGGCCAGGCGGCGGATGGCAACCTTTTCGCCCAGCAGTGCGCCGGCTGCAATGACAGCCTCAGACATGGGCTTGCCGTCAACGTCAACAGCCAGCAGGGTCTCAACATCGGCCGCACCGGAGGAGACCGCCGTGGCCAGAACCGTGTTGGCGAATTCGATGAAGGGAGCAGCCTTGGCAACGAAGTCAGTTTCGCAGGCGACCTCAACCATGACGCCAACGCCGTTTTCAACAGCTGCGGCAACGAGGCCTTCAGCAGTTGAGCGGCCTTCGCGCTTGGTTGCACCCTTGAGGCCCTTGATGCGGATGAGCTCCATGGCCTTGTCGGCGTCGCCGTTGGCCTCGTCGAGAGCCTTCTTGACGTCCATCATGCCTGCGCCCGTGCGCTCGCGCAGAGCCTTAATATCAGCGGCGGTGTAGTTCGCCATATGAACTCCTCAGAATAAATGTTTGAGTATGTAAATCAGTTTTAGGCCAGTTCTGGCAGGACCGCTGTGCCTTGTAAGCGGCGCGATCCTGCCAGTACCTGATTCCTTGGGTGGCAACTCAGACGGATGAATCCATCAGGGTTACCGGGAAAAGATTCTTACTTCTCGGTTGCAGCTTCGGCGGGAGCCTCAACAGCAGCCTCAGCGGCCGGTGCTTCAACAACGGCTTCAGCGGCCGGTGCTTCAACAACGGCTTCAGCGGCCGGTGCTTCAACAGCAGCTTCAGCGGCGGGTGCCTCGAGGAGTTCGCGCTCCCACTCAGCCAAAGGCTCAGCCGGTGCTTCGGTGTTGCCGGTTGCCTTGTTGTTGCGGGCGATCAGGCCTTCTGCAACAGCATCGGCGATAACGCGGGTCAACAGTGCAACGGAGCGGATGGCGTCGTCGTTACCCGGGATCGGGAAATCAACTTCGTCAGGGTTGCAGTTGGTGTCCAAGATGGCAACAACGGGGATCTTCAGCTTGTGTGCCTCGTCGATGGCGAGGTGTTCCTTCGGGGTGTCAACAACCCAGAGCACGGACGGTGCCTTGGTCAGGTTGCGGATACCACCGAGGTTGGTCTGCAGCTTGGTGAGTTCACGCTTGAGGAGCAAGAGCTCCTTCTTGGTGTGACCCGAGGAAGCAACATCTTCGAAGTTGATCTCTTCGAGTTCCTTCATGCGAGCAATACGCTTGGAAACCGTCTGGAAGTTGGTGAGCATACCGCCCAACCAGCGCTGGTTTACGTAAGGCATGCCAACACGAGTGGCCTGCTCTGCGATGGCTTCCTGAGCCTGCTTCTTGGTACCGACGAAGAGTACGGTTCCGCCGTGTGCAACGGTGGACTTCGTGAACTCGTATGCGCGGTCAATGAAGGACAGTGACTGCTGCAGGTCGATGATGTAGATGCCGTTGCGCTCCGTCAGGATGAATCGCTTCATCTTCGGGTTCCAACGACGGGTCTGGTGTCCAAAGTGGACGCCGCTGTCAAGCAGCTGGCGCATTGTTACGACGGGCATGCCGACGCTCCTTTTTGATAATTTACGGTTATTTAGCCTTGGTTCCAGCGGTTTCCCGAACTGGTTCCTTGCTCCTGGCACCCATTGTGCATTCCATGAACCACCGTGAGGCAGACCGTATGGGCACAATCCATCAGTAGGATCCAAGATCACTCTCGGATGCTCATCAGGGTGGGGTGCGCGTAGTCAGTGCACAAATAGCACACTGCTCTGTCAATGTTACTACAGTGCTGCTGCGCTAACGTACCAAGTTCACTCCCCCACAGCCTGTACTTTGCGGCCCACTGCCCACATTTGGCAGCTGTCCTCTCGCGATTACCCCACTGTGGGATCAGGCTGAATGGATGAACATCACTTTCTGCCGGCTTTCACTATTTCTCACAGCAATGCTGGGCCTGGTCTTTTCACCTGCATCCGCACTGGTCTCCCCCGCGGTTTCTGCCGCAACCATTTCGCGTACTGCGACGGCTGCTCCACTCCCAGCTTCCCTCGCCTGGGGCTGGCCCCTGGCGGGTAAGCCCGTGGTGACGCGTGCTTTTGACCCTCCGGCGCAGCCTTGGCTCAGTGGCCACCGAGGTGTGGATTTGGCCGCCCCACAAGGCGCCGCCGTGCTGGCGCCAACATCCGGTGTGGTGAGCTTCTCCGGCGTCGTTGTTAACAGATCAGTACTGACCATCACTGTGGACAATGGTTTGCGGCTGAGTTTTGAGCCAGTATTTTCACCGCTCAGGGCGGGCGACACCGTGGTTCGAGGGCAGCAGATTGGCGCAGTGAAGGGGCCTACGCATTGCGACGGGTCCGTGACGCCCTCGTGTCTGCACTGGGGTGTGCGGGATGGGAATGACTACCTCAATCCCCTGCAGTTCATTCTCGACCTGCGCCCATCAGTGCTGTTGTCGCTGATGGACTGAATGTCACCCCGCGACTCGTGGCGAAGGATTCTTATGCGCTGGATTGCAGACGAGTATGGCGCCAGTTGAGCACTGGCGCCATACTCGTCTTGAGTTATTCGCATATGTGTTGCTGCGGGGCTAGACGATGGCGGAGATTCCCGTGATGGCGCGTCCTGCAACGAGGGTGTTGATCTCGTAGGTGCCTTCGTAGGAGTAGATGGCCTCGGAGTCTGCGAAAATCTTGGCAATTTCGTAGTCCGTGACTATGCCGTTGCCACCGAAGAGGCTGCGTCCCATGGCTACCGTCTCGCGCATTCGGGCCGTGGTGAACGCCTTGGCCAGTGCAGACTGTTCGTCCTTTGCCAGACCAAGATCTTCCAGCTGTGACAGCCGGACCATCATGCTGGTGCACGCAACCGTGTTGCCCAGCATTTTGACCAGCTGATCCTGCACCATCTGGAAGGAAGCGATGGGTCGGCCAAACTGTTCGCGTTCGACGGCGTAGCGGCGGGTTACATCAAAGGCTGCCATCTGCTGGCCCACAGCCTGCCACGCAACGGCGAGTCGCGTGACCTTCAGAACCTTGTTGGTGTCACGGAAGCTATTGCCGCCGGCCAGCTTGTGATCGTGCGGAACCACTACGTTCTCCAGCACAATGTCGGCGTTCTGGACGGTGCGCAGTGCAGTCTTGTTTTCAATCTTTGTGGCGCTGTAGCCCTTGAGCGTGGTGTCCACCATGAAGGCCTTGACCTGATTGTCGGCGACGTCGCGAGCGTAAATGACTACCCAGTCGGAGAACGTGGCATTGCCGATCCAGCGCTTGGCGCCGTTGAGGATCCAGTTATCGCCGTCACGCACAGCGGTGGTGCGGGTTCCGCCAGCTACATCGGAGCCGCCCAGGGGTTCAGTCAGTCCGAACGCACCAATCTTTTTCAGCGAGTAGATGTCCGGCAGCCACGCGGCCTTCTGTTCCTCAGAAGCCAGCGCCTCAATGGAGCCGGTGAATAGGCCGTCGTGGACACCCATGAACGTGGCAATGGAGGCGTCGGCGCGCGTGAATTCCGCGTGGGCCAGTCCAGCAAAGAGGTTGGAATATCCCTGTCGATGGACCGGGCTCATGATATCCAGCTCGGCCAGCTTGGGGATGATCTCCATGGGGAATTCAGCGCGGTTCCAGCAATCCGTGGCAATCGGCTTGACTTCCTTGGCTAGGAACTCGCGGATTTCCTGCAAACGTCCACGCTCCTTCTCGGAGAGCATCTGCTCAAATCCATAGAAGTCACCATCGGCGTAGGGGAGGTTGTTGATATCTACTTCAGCCTTGGGCACGGAAATTCCTTTGCTTGTACTCATCGTTGAACCATCAGCTGTTCGGCCGAAAGCCAAACATGTTACTGATGAGTAACATACAGCAAGGGGTGTGGCGCAGGCAACACGAGGGTTAAGTAGATATGGGGGCATCCCACCGAAATGATCACCAGAAATACGAAAGCCGCAGGCCTGGACTCCCCCAAGGGCATCTTGACCTGCGGCGATGCATAGAGGGCCACTCGGACTTGAACTGAGGACCTGAGGACTAGTAGTTTCCGTGCCTCGGAAGTGACAATCCAGCTACTGCTTGCCAATGAGGGCCTCCGATACGCGCTTCAGGTAGCCGCTGATGGGGCGAACAAAATTGCCGGAAGCCAGGCCGTCAGTCGTGAATCACCCACTGAACATCCAAAACAAAAGTGCCCCTGATCCGCGTTTCCGCAGGTCAGGGGCACTTCTACATGTAGGGCCACTCGGACTTGAACCGAGGACCTTAGGATTATGAGTCCCGCGCTCTAACCAGCTGAGCTATGGCCCCATGCAGGGCGCCTTATCCTTTCGACTTTGCAGTACAAGGAAAAAGCACTCCTACGATCTTAGGGGATCACAGGCTAAACCGCATGATCCTCGTAGCTTCCGCCACGATAAATGTCCTCGAAGGTGTCCAGAGTCTTGGTCAGCCCATGGCGGGCCACCATCGAGTGACTCGCCGCACCCATCGCAGCACGGTCCTCGGGAGACAGACGCATGATGGTGGTGATCTTTTCCTTAAGGTCATCGCTATCGTTCGGCTTGAACAAGTAGCCGTTGACACCGTCTTCAACCAAGTGCGGCAGGGCCATGGCGTTGGCCAGGACCACAGGAGTTGAAGCACTCATGGCTTCCAACGTGACCAGTGACTGCAGTTCTGCGGTGCCCGGCATGACGAACAGATCTGCCTTGAGGTAAACCTCGCGCAATTCTTCATCGCTGATCAGACCCGTGAAGCTCACCCGCGAGGATAGCCCCAACTTCTCGGCCTGGGCCTTGAGCGCGTTCTTGACCTCGCCTCCACCGACAACCACTAGGTGCAGGTTCAG
The Arthrobacter alpinus genome window above contains:
- the frr gene encoding ribosome recycling factor yields the protein MIEDTLLEAEEKMDKAIEVAKEDFSAIRTGRANPAMFHKVMVEYYGSPTPLQQLASFAVPEARTLLITPFDKTALHDIERALSSSEVGANPSNDGNVIRIMMPELTSERRKEYVRVVRTKGEDAKISVRNIRRKAKEQLDKLVKDGDAGEDEGNRAEKELDALTKAHTENIDELLKRKEVELLEV
- the pyrH gene encoding UMP kinase → MTTNISQTEQSSAAPTAGATKRRRVLLKLSGEVFGAGKLGVDPDTIRGIAKQIASTVGQVEVAIVVGGGNFFRGAELSASGMDRSRADYMGMLGTVMNCLALQDFLEQAGVDTRVQSAITMGQVAEAYIPRRAIRHMEKGRVVIFGAGAGLPYFSTDTVAAQRALEVHADVVLMAKNGVDGVYTADPKKDPTAVKLDSLSYDEAMARDIRVMDQTAFSLCKDNNVNMLVFGMEGEGNVARAILGEELGTRVTP
- the tsf gene encoding translation elongation factor Ts — translated: MANYTAADIKALRERTGAGMMDVKKALDEANGDADKAMELIRIKGLKGATKREGRSTAEGLVAAAVENGVGVMVEVACETDFVAKAAPFIEFANTVLATAVSSGAADVETLLAVDVDGKPMSEAVIAAGALLGEKVAIRRLARIEGATVDAYLHKTSKDLPAQVGVLFAIDGDNQEVAHDVAVHIAAMSPTFLTRDEVAADVVESERRIAAETAQAEGKPEAAMTKIVEGRLTGFFKEIVLVDQPFAKDSKKSVAAVLSEAGVKPVAFARFRVGA
- the rpsB gene encoding 30S ribosomal protein S2; amino-acid sequence: MPVVTMRQLLDSGVHFGHQTRRWNPKMKRFILTERNGIYIIDLQQSLSFIDRAYEFTKSTVAHGGTVLFVGTKKQAQEAIAEQATRVGMPYVNQRWLGGMLTNFQTVSKRIARMKELEEINFEDVASSGHTKKELLLLKRELTKLQTNLGGIRNLTKAPSVLWVVDTPKEHLAIDEAHKLKIPVVAILDTNCNPDEVDFPIPGNDDAIRSVALLTRVIADAVAEGLIARNNKATGNTEAPAEPLAEWERELLEAPAAEAAVEAPAAEAVVEAPAAEAVVEAPAAEAAVEAPAEAATEK
- a CDS encoding M23 family metallopeptidase, whose translation is MNITFCRLSLFLTAMLGLVFSPASALVSPAVSAATISRTATAAPLPASLAWGWPLAGKPVVTRAFDPPAQPWLSGHRGVDLAAPQGAAVLAPTSGVVSFSGVVVNRSVLTITVDNGLRLSFEPVFSPLRAGDTVVRGQQIGAVKGPTHCDGSVTPSCLHWGVRDGNDYLNPLQFILDLRPSVLLSLMD
- a CDS encoding acyl-CoA dehydrogenase family protein, which translates into the protein MSTSKGISVPKAEVDINNLPYADGDFYGFEQMLSEKERGRLQEIREFLAKEVKPIATDCWNRAEFPMEIIPKLAELDIMSPVHRQGYSNLFAGLAHAEFTRADASIATFMGVHDGLFTGSIEALASEEQKAAWLPDIYSLKKIGAFGLTEPLGGSDVAGGTRTTAVRDGDNWILNGAKRWIGNATFSDWVVIYARDVADNQVKAFMVDTTLKGYSATKIENKTALRTVQNADIVLENVVVPHDHKLAGGNSFRDTNKVLKVTRLAVAWQAVGQQMAAFDVTRRYAVEREQFGRPIASFQMVQDQLVKMLGNTVACTSMMVRLSQLEDLGLAKDEQSALAKAFTTARMRETVAMGRSLFGGNGIVTDYEIAKIFADSEAIYSYEGTYEINTLVAGRAITGISAIV